In Streptomyces violaceusniger Tu 4113, one DNA window encodes the following:
- a CDS encoding DUF4244 domain-containing protein produces the protein MVKQWWARRYAAARAKAEAGMATAEYAMGTIAACGFAAVLYKVVTSGTVSDALQSVIGRALDAQF, from the coding sequence ATGGTGAAGCAGTGGTGGGCACGGCGGTACGCGGCGGCGCGTGCGAAGGCCGAGGCGGGCATGGCCACCGCCGAGTACGCGATGGGAACGATCGCGGCATGCGGTTTCGCCGCGGTGCTCTACAAGGTGGTGACCAGCGGGACCGTCAGCGACGCGCTGCAGTCGGTCATCGGACGGGCGCTCGATGCGCAGTTCTGA
- a CDS encoding type II secretion system F family protein, translated as MSAEVVHSLGISLSVLAAVLCAAMAMVEAHRERGARRRLTALLPGAKDRRPRRARPWRRRRAGATAGALPLWAAPCGAVTIAVVLVGGPPGWVLGLAVACGLWWWQRHRRATAGRSGHDRRLEALAARQIPLAADLLTACLAAGAGPRKAAEAVGGSLGGPVGERLAQTAAELRLGAEPAHAWGRIGALPGAQGLARALERAGTTGAPAVEPVSRLAAECRAEQGRAAMKRADRTGVLVNAPLAGCFLPAFLLVGLAPVMIGLARGLMGDGP; from the coding sequence ATGAGCGCTGAAGTTGTCCACAGCCTGGGGATTTCGCTGTCCGTCTTGGCGGCGGTCCTGTGCGCGGCGATGGCGATGGTCGAGGCCCATCGGGAGCGGGGCGCCCGACGACGGCTGACGGCGCTGCTTCCGGGCGCGAAGGACCGGCGGCCGAGGCGGGCCCGGCCGTGGCGGCGCCGGCGCGCCGGGGCCACTGCGGGCGCGCTGCCTCTCTGGGCCGCGCCGTGCGGCGCTGTGACGATCGCCGTCGTCCTCGTCGGAGGGCCGCCGGGGTGGGTGCTGGGGCTCGCTGTGGCCTGCGGCCTCTGGTGGTGGCAGCGGCACCGCCGCGCGACGGCCGGGCGCTCCGGTCATGACCGGCGCCTCGAGGCCCTCGCCGCGCGCCAAATCCCGCTGGCCGCCGATCTGCTGACCGCCTGCCTGGCGGCCGGAGCGGGCCCGCGGAAGGCGGCGGAGGCGGTGGGAGGTTCGCTAGGCGGCCCGGTCGGCGAGCGGCTTGCCCAGACCGCGGCAGAGCTGCGGCTGGGAGCCGAACCGGCCCATGCCTGGGGGCGCATCGGGGCTCTGCCCGGAGCGCAGGGGCTGGCGCGAGCCCTGGAACGCGCTGGGACAACGGGCGCTCCGGCGGTGGAGCCGGTGTCGCGGCTGGCGGCCGAATGCCGGGCCGAGCAGGGGCGGGCGGCGATGAAACGGGCCGACCGCACCGGTGTGCTGGTCAACGCACCGCTCGCGGGCTGCTTCCTCCCCGCGTTCCTGCTGGTCGGCCTGGCCCCGGTGATGATCGGGCTGGCCCGCGGCCTGATGGGCGACGGCCCCTGA
- a CDS encoding type II secretion system F family protein — protein sequence MTGAGADQGALTLCAAMLCAGAAVWLLAGRDRELRRVRLLFASGGPVEPAGPDPVRRLSETAAWLRERWRVGYGGRMGRELLCLPVGCVIALLGASVLPLLGAVVATPVVGRWLRSRRHERDRVRRAAGVIDLCAVVAGELRAGRHPGEALLAVDPGHLRERWGLVTAAARFGGEVPDALRRVARLPGAEGLTGVAACWQVAVDEGAGLAAGLDRVAAALRAERDQRDSLDAKLAGAKATAAALAVLPVVGLVLGGLLGSNPLHELLHTPAGLSCLLVGGLLEWTGLVWTGRMVRAAREPGRPVADER from the coding sequence ATGACGGGCGCGGGAGCGGACCAGGGGGCGCTGACGCTGTGCGCCGCGATGCTGTGCGCGGGGGCGGCCGTATGGCTGCTCGCCGGGCGGGACCGGGAGCTGCGCCGGGTAAGGCTGCTGTTCGCGAGCGGCGGACCTGTCGAGCCTGCGGGGCCCGACCCGGTGCGACGGCTGTCCGAGACCGCCGCCTGGCTGCGGGAGCGCTGGCGGGTCGGGTACGGCGGGCGGATGGGGCGTGAGCTGCTGTGTCTGCCGGTCGGCTGTGTGATCGCGCTGCTGGGCGCGTCGGTTCTGCCGCTGCTCGGGGCGGTGGTGGCCACTCCGGTCGTCGGCCGGTGGCTGCGGTCCCGGCGGCACGAGCGGGACCGTGTGCGGCGCGCCGCCGGGGTGATCGACCTCTGCGCCGTCGTGGCGGGCGAGCTGCGGGCCGGGCGGCATCCCGGCGAGGCGCTGCTGGCGGTGGACCCGGGGCACCTGAGAGAGCGTTGGGGGCTGGTGACGGCCGCGGCGCGGTTCGGCGGTGAAGTGCCGGACGCGCTGCGGAGGGTGGCCCGGCTGCCGGGTGCCGAGGGGCTGACCGGGGTCGCGGCCTGCTGGCAGGTGGCGGTCGACGAGGGAGCGGGGCTGGCGGCCGGTCTCGACCGGGTGGCGGCGGCGCTGCGCGCCGAGCGGGACCAGCGCGACAGCCTGGACGCCAAGCTGGCGGGGGCCAAGGCCACCGCCGCCGCACTGGCGGTGCTGCCCGTCGTCGGGCTGGTGCTGGGCGGCCTGCTGGGCTCCAATCCACTGCATGAACTGCTGCACACCCCGGCCGGGCTGAGCTGCCTGCTGGTGGGCGGCCTGCTGGAGTGGACGGGCCTGGTGTGGACCGGCCGGATGGTGCGGGCGGCGCGTGAGCCGGGGCGGCCGGTGGCCGATGAGCGCTGA
- a CDS encoding TadA family conjugal transfer-associated ATPase, whose protein sequence is MSVVSPDLLDAVRLRLAGSGAEPTPARVAAALREEGRLLGDTEVLGVVEALRSELVGTGPLETLLAAPDVTDVLVTAPDEVWVDRGSGLERTAVTFVDAAAVRRLAQRLAAVAGRRLDDARPWVDARLPDGTRLHAVLPPVAVGSTCLSLRVVRPRAFSLAELEAAGTVPPGGAHLLRAMLDARLSYLISGGTGSGKTTLLSTLLGLVGPQERIVLAEDSAELRPDHPHVVRLETRPANQEGRGQVTLRDLVRQALRMRPDRLVVGEVRGAEVTDLLGALNTGHEGGCGTVHANTAADVPARLEALGSTAGLDRAALHSQLAAALSVLVHLVRDRGGRRRIAELHVLDRDRAGFVTTVPAAVWSPEGFERTAGWQRLQRLCARGGGAA, encoded by the coding sequence ATGAGCGTCGTATCGCCGGATCTGCTGGACGCGGTGCGGCTGCGGCTCGCCGGGAGCGGCGCGGAGCCCACACCCGCCCGGGTGGCGGCGGCCCTGCGTGAGGAGGGGCGGCTGCTCGGCGACACCGAAGTGCTCGGTGTGGTGGAGGCGCTGCGCTCGGAGCTGGTCGGCACCGGGCCCCTGGAGACGCTGCTGGCCGCCCCCGATGTCACGGACGTCCTGGTCACCGCCCCCGATGAGGTGTGGGTGGACCGGGGTTCGGGGCTGGAGCGCACGGCCGTCACCTTCGTGGACGCGGCCGCTGTGCGCAGGCTCGCGCAGCGGCTCGCCGCGGTGGCCGGGCGGCGGCTGGACGACGCCCGGCCGTGGGTGGACGCCCGGCTGCCGGATGGGACCCGGCTGCATGCGGTGCTCCCTCCGGTCGCGGTCGGCTCGACCTGTCTGTCGCTGCGAGTGGTGCGCCCCCGGGCGTTCTCCCTCGCAGAGCTGGAGGCGGCCGGGACGGTGCCGCCGGGCGGCGCGCATCTGCTGCGGGCCATGCTGGACGCCCGGCTGTCCTACCTGATCAGCGGCGGCACCGGCTCGGGCAAGACAACGCTGCTGAGCACCCTGCTGGGGCTGGTCGGCCCGCAGGAGCGGATCGTCCTCGCCGAGGACTCGGCCGAGCTGCGGCCCGACCATCCGCATGTGGTCCGGCTGGAGACCCGCCCTGCCAATCAGGAGGGCCGAGGCCAGGTCACCCTGCGGGATCTGGTGCGGCAGGCGCTGCGGATGCGCCCCGACCGGCTGGTGGTCGGGGAGGTGAGAGGCGCCGAGGTCACCGATCTGCTGGGGGCGTTGAACACCGGCCATGAGGGCGGCTGTGGCACCGTCCACGCCAATACGGCGGCCGACGTTCCCGCGCGGTTGGAGGCGCTCGGCTCGACCGCGGGTCTGGACCGGGCCGCGCTGCACAGCCAGTTGGCGGCGGCGCTGTCGGTCCTGGTCCATCTGGTGCGGGACCGCGGTGGGCGGCGCAGGATCGCCGAGTTGCATGTGCTGGACCGGGACCGGGCGGGCTTCGTCACGACCGTCCCCGCGGCCGTCTGGAGCCCGGAGGGCTTCGAACGGACGGCGGGCTGGCAGCGGCTCCAGCGGCTCTGCGCACGGGGCGGAGGGGCGGCATGA
- the ssd gene encoding septum site-determining protein Ssd, with the protein MTASITPERPSAAEGQQGRPLIVTEDEELLDDLLRLCAAAGAEPEVAHGALTRRGSWEAAPLILVGDDSAARLCDRARRGGVLLIGRDLDDHGIWRRAVALGADNVAFLPDAETWLVDRIADVAEGVGRQALTIGVIGGRGGAGASTLACALAVTAARSGRRTMLIDGDPLGGGLDVLLGGEGAQGLRWPAFAESRGRVAGSALEESLPELHALRVLSWDRGDSVVIPPSAMRAVLAAARRRGGVVVVDLPRRVDDAAAEALAQIDLGLLVVPAELRAVAAAHRVASTVGMVLRDLRAVVRGPCGPELGDEEIAGLLGLPLAGQLPPEPGLADMFEGGEPPGGSPRGPLGRFCAEFWARALADEGGVTA; encoded by the coding sequence GTGACTGCATCCATCACACCGGAACGCCCTTCGGCGGCCGAAGGACAGCAGGGCAGACCGCTCATCGTCACCGAGGACGAGGAGCTTCTCGACGATCTGCTGCGGCTGTGCGCGGCGGCCGGAGCCGAACCGGAAGTGGCACATGGCGCGCTCACTCGCCGGGGCAGTTGGGAGGCCGCACCGCTGATTCTGGTTGGCGACGATTCGGCCGCCCGGCTGTGCGACCGGGCCCGCAGAGGAGGGGTGTTGCTCATCGGGCGGGATCTGGACGACCACGGCATCTGGCGGCGGGCGGTGGCGCTCGGCGCGGACAACGTGGCGTTCCTGCCCGATGCCGAGACCTGGCTGGTGGACCGGATCGCCGATGTCGCCGAGGGCGTGGGCCGACAGGCCCTGACCATCGGGGTCATCGGCGGCCGCGGCGGCGCGGGGGCCTCCACCCTCGCGTGCGCCCTGGCGGTCACCGCGGCCCGCTCCGGTCGGCGCACCATGCTGATCGACGGCGATCCGCTGGGCGGCGGGCTCGATGTGCTGCTCGGCGGCGAGGGCGCGCAGGGGCTGAGATGGCCCGCCTTCGCCGAGTCGCGGGGGCGGGTCGCCGGAAGCGCCCTGGAGGAGTCGCTGCCCGAGCTGCACGCGCTGCGGGTGCTCAGTTGGGACCGTGGCGATTCGGTCGTCATCCCGCCGTCCGCGATGCGGGCGGTGCTGGCCGCGGCCAGGCGGCGCGGCGGGGTCGTGGTGGTGGATCTGCCGCGCCGCGTCGACGACGCGGCGGCCGAGGCCCTGGCCCAGATCGACCTCGGGCTGCTGGTCGTCCCGGCGGAGCTGCGAGCGGTCGCGGCCGCCCACCGGGTGGCGTCCACGGTGGGCATGGTGCTGCGGGACCTGCGCGCGGTGGTGCGGGGCCCGTGCGGGCCGGAGCTCGGCGACGAGGAGATCGCGGGGCTGCTCGGGCTGCCCCTGGCCGGCCAGTTGCCACCGGAGCCCGGTCTGGCCGACATGTTCGAAGGCGGGGAGCCCCCGGGCGGCAGCCCCCGCGGACCGCTCGGCCGGTTCTGCGCCGAGTTCTGGGCGCGTGCCCTCGCCGATGAGGGAGGTGTCACCGCATGA
- a CDS encoding HAD family hydrolase gives MLGVVENHSLPRTAAFFDLDKTVIAKSSAFTFSKSFYQGGLINRRAVLRTAYAQFVFLAGGADHDQMERIRAYLSALCRGWNVQQVKEIVAETLHDLIDPIIYDEAASLIEEHHIAGRDVVIVSTSGAEVVEPIGELLGADRVVATRMVVEDGVFTGEVEYYAYGPTKAEAIAELAESEGYDLSRCYAYSDSATDLPMLESVGHPHTVNPDRALRREAAARGWPVLSFNRPVRLKQRRPSLSMPPRPVLAVAAAVGAAAATAGLVWYTNRRRALYARV, from the coding sequence ATGCTCGGCGTCGTGGAAAACCACTCCTTGCCCCGGACAGCCGCCTTCTTTGACCTGGACAAGACGGTCATTGCGAAGTCAAGCGCGTTCACCTTCAGCAAGTCCTTCTACCAGGGTGGCCTGATCAACCGCCGCGCTGTACTGCGTACCGCCTATGCGCAGTTCGTCTTCCTCGCCGGCGGCGCCGATCACGACCAGATGGAACGGATCCGCGCATACCTCTCGGCGCTGTGCCGCGGATGGAATGTCCAGCAGGTGAAGGAGATCGTCGCCGAGACCTTGCACGATCTGATCGACCCCATCATCTACGACGAGGCCGCCTCGCTCATTGAGGAGCACCACATCGCCGGCCGCGATGTGGTGATCGTGAGCACCTCCGGAGCGGAGGTGGTCGAGCCGATCGGCGAGCTTCTGGGCGCGGACCGCGTGGTGGCCACCCGCATGGTCGTCGAGGACGGAGTCTTCACCGGAGAGGTGGAGTACTACGCCTATGGCCCGACGAAGGCGGAGGCGATCGCCGAGTTGGCGGAGTCGGAGGGCTACGACTTGTCACGCTGTTACGCCTACAGCGATTCGGCGACCGATCTCCCGATGCTGGAGTCGGTCGGCCACCCTCATACGGTCAACCCGGACCGGGCGCTGCGGCGTGAGGCTGCGGCCCGCGGCTGGCCGGTGCTCTCCTTCAACCGCCCGGTCCGGCTGAAGCAGCGCAGGCCCTCGCTCTCCATGCCACCGCGCCCGGTGCTCGCCGTGGCGGCGGCCGTCGGCGCGGCCGCCGCCACCGCCGGGCTGGTGTGGTACACCAATCGGCGCCGCGCCCTTTATGCCCGCGTTTAG
- a CDS encoding ATP-binding protein, which translates to MKIAFVGKGGSGKTTLSSLFIRHLAAAHAPVVAVDADINQHLGVALGLDEAEAAALPAMGAHLPLIKDYLRGTNPRIASAETMIKTTPPGEGSRLLRIGEDNPVYQACARALRLDDGAVRLMATGPFTESDLGVACYHSKVGAIELCLNHLVDGPGEFVVVDMTAGSDSFASGLFTRFDMTFLVAEPTRKGVSVYRQYKEYARDFDVALRVVGNKVQGPDDLDFLRAEVGDDLLVAFGHSDWVRAMEKGRAPRFEELEEPNRDALRTLRDAADASYERRDWQRYTRQMVHFHLKNAQSWGNAKTGADLAAQVDPAFALREFAPEEGSAATPAPA; encoded by the coding sequence ATGAAGATCGCTTTCGTAGGCAAGGGTGGAAGCGGCAAGACCACGCTGTCGTCGCTGTTCATCCGCCATCTCGCCGCCGCCCACGCCCCCGTCGTCGCCGTCGACGCCGATATCAACCAACATCTGGGCGTGGCGCTCGGACTCGACGAGGCGGAGGCCGCCGCACTGCCCGCCATGGGCGCCCATCTCCCGCTGATCAAGGACTATTTGCGCGGCACGAACCCCCGCATCGCCTCCGCCGAGACCATGATCAAGACCACCCCGCCGGGCGAGGGGTCGCGGCTGCTGCGGATCGGCGAGGACAACCCCGTCTACCAGGCATGCGCCCGCGCCCTGCGGCTCGACGACGGGGCGGTGCGGCTGATGGCGACCGGCCCCTTCACCGAATCCGATCTCGGCGTCGCCTGCTACCACTCCAAGGTCGGCGCGATCGAGCTGTGCCTGAACCATCTCGTCGACGGGCCCGGCGAGTTCGTCGTTGTCGACATGACGGCGGGCAGCGACTCCTTCGCCTCCGGCCTCTTCACCCGCTTCGACATGACGTTCCTGGTGGCCGAGCCCACGCGTAAGGGCGTGTCCGTCTACCGCCAGTACAAGGAGTACGCCCGCGACTTCGATGTGGCGCTCCGGGTGGTCGGCAACAAGGTGCAGGGCCCGGACGACCTGGACTTCCTCCGCGCGGAGGTGGGCGATGACCTCCTGGTCGCGTTCGGCCACTCCGACTGGGTCCGGGCGATGGAGAAGGGCCGTGCGCCCCGGTTCGAGGAGCTTGAGGAGCCGAACCGCGACGCGTTGCGGACTCTGCGGGACGCTGCCGACGCCTCGTACGAGCGGCGCGACTGGCAGCGGTACACCCGCCAGATGGTGCATTTCCACCTGAAGAACGCGCAGAGCTGGGGGAACGCGAAGACGGGTGCCGATCTGGCCGCCCAGGTCGACCCCGCCTTCGCGCTGCGGGAGTTCGCACCGGAGGAGGGTTCGGCGGCTACTCCCGCTCCCGCTTAG